From Pungitius pungitius chromosome 9, fPunPun2.1, whole genome shotgun sequence, one genomic window encodes:
- the cdk2ap2 gene encoding cyclin-dependent kinase 2-associated protein 2 → MSYKPIAPAPSGSNHTPPGSSVPSPSLPSSSNFRPAFSDFGPPSMGFVQPVKVSQGSTYSELLSVIEEMSREIRPTYAGSKSAMERLKRGIIHARALVRECLAETERSART, encoded by the exons ATGAGTTACAAACCCATCGCCCCTGCGCCATCCGGCTCCAACCACACACCTCCAG GCTCCTCGGTGCCCTCTCCATCCCTGCCCTCGTCGTCCAACTTTAGGCCAGCTTTTAGTGACTTTGGCCCACCCTCCATGGGCTTTGTTCAG CCAGTCAAAGTTTCTCAAGGATCCACCTACAGTGAGCTTCTCTCTGTCATTGAGGAAATGAGCCGTGAGATCAGACCAACGTACGCTGGGAGCAAGAGCGCTATGGAGAGGCTAAAGAGAG GTATAATCCACGCCCGTGCACTGGTCAGGGAGTGTCTtgcagagacggagagaagtGCCCGCACATAA